In Gallus gallus isolate bGalGal1 chromosome 8, bGalGal1.mat.broiler.GRCg7b, whole genome shotgun sequence, one DNA window encodes the following:
- the REG4 gene encoding regenerating islet-derived protein 4 precursor, translating to MMAARCALLLLCCMVLLPVVGARYLLSCPKGWSYYKQSCFRYFRQHRTWEEAEAQCQNSYSGAHLAWVEEPKEAATLSRVIMYYQRTQPVWLGLHYLRQSRDWRWTHGVKFDDLRTLPGNGAQGGSCALLTRSSSFTVWSSADCDRQHHFICKFTPSQ from the exons aTGATGGCAGCCAGGtgtgcccttctgctgctgtgctgcatggtgCTCCTGCCGGTGGTCG GAGCCCGGTACCTGCTGAGCTGCCCCAAGGGCTGGTCCTACTAcaagcagagctgcttcagGTATTTCCGCCAGCACCGCAcctgggaggaggcagag GCACAGTGTCAGAACAGCTACTCTGGAGCCCACCTGGCCTGGGTGGAGGAGCCCAAGGAAGCAGCCACGCTGAGCCGGGTCATCATGTACTACCAGCGCACGCAGCCCGTCTGGCTGGGCCTGCACTACCTGCGGCAG AGCCGGGACTGGCGCTGGACCCACGGGGTGAAATTCGATGACCTCCGAACGCTTCCTGGGAATGGTGCCCAAGGAGGAAGCTGTGCCCTGCTGACCCGAAGCAGCA GTTTCACGGTGTGGTCCAGCGCCGACTGTGACCGACAGCACCACTTCATCTGCAAGTTCACACCCTCGCaatga
- the HMGCS2 gene encoding hydroxymethylglutaryl-CoA synthase, mitochondrial, translated as MLRLVSRAARCWGARRGPARVHPAAMQQACLSSTAAAAGTGTWPKDVGILALEVYFPAQYVEQSELERYDGVEAGKYTRGLGQQQMGFCAAHEDINSLCLTVVQRLVERGRLSWDAIGRLEVGTETVIDKSKAVKTVLMELFRESGNTDVEGIDTTNACYGGTASLFNAASWVESSAWDGRYAVVVCGDIAVYATGNARPTGGAGAIAMLVGPNAPLVLERGLRGTHMEHAYDFYKPDLSSEYPVVDGPLSIQCYLRALDRCYAVYRRKAESQWQQAGIKRPFTLDDFKFIIFHTPFCKLVQKSVGRLLLNDFLAAPSPDTAAGLYKGLQPFRGLKLEDTYTSKEVEKAFQTASQEIFNQKTKPSLLLSSRNGNMYTPSMYGCLASLLAQCSAQDLAGSRIGAFSYGSGLAASMFSLRVSQDAAPGSPLDQLLSSLADLPARLDSRKRVAPQDFADIMKRREETHHLANHTPHGSQADLFPGTWYLERVDDKYRRQYARKPV; from the exons ATGCTGCGCTTGGTCAGCCGTGCTGCGCGATGCTGGGGGGCGAGGCGGGGGCCGGCACGGGTACAccctgcagccatgcagcaggCATG cctctccagcactgcagcggCGGCCGGCACGGGCACGTGGCCCAAGGACGTGGGCATCCTGGCACTGGAGGTGTACTTCCCTGCACAGTATGTGGAGCAGTCTGAGTTGGAGCGCTATGATGGTGTGGAGGCCGGCAAGTACACGAGGGGCCTGGGCCAGCAGCAGATGGGCTTCTGCGCCGCCCACGAGGACATCAACTCGCTGTGCCTGACGGTGGTGCAGAGGCTGGTGGAGCGCGGGCGGCTCTCCTGGGACGCCATCGGCCGCCTGGAGGTGGGCACCGAGACCGTCATCGACAAGTCCAAGGCCGTCAAGACCGTCCTCATGGAGCTCTTCCGCGAGTCGGGCAACACTGACGTGGAGGGCATCGACACCACCAACGCCTGCTATGGCGGCACAGCCTCGCTCTTCAACGCGGCCTCCTGGGTCGAGTCCAGTGCCTGGGATG GACGCTATGCTGTGGTGGTGTGTGGGGACATTGCCGTCTACGCCACGGGGAACGCGCGGCCCACAGGAGGTGCCGGTGCCATTGCTATGCTGGTGGGACCCAACGCCCCTCTGGTGCTGGAGAGAG GCTTGCGGGGAACGCACATGGAACACGCCTATGACTTCTACAAGCCTGACCTGTCCTCAGAGTACCCAGTGGTGGATGGGCCCCTCTCCATCCAGTGCTACCTGCGGGCCTTGGACCGCTGCTACGCCGTGTACCGCAGGAAGGCAGAGAGCCAgtggcagcagg CCGGCATCAAGCGGCCTTTCACCCTCGACGACTTCAAGTTCATCATCTTCCACACgcccttctgcaagctggtGCAGAAGTCGGTGGGGCGGCTGCTGCTGAACGACTTCCTGGCCGCCCCCAGCCCTGACACGGCTGCTGGGCTCTACaaggggctgcagcccttccG CGGCTTGAAGCTGGAGGACACCTACACCAGCAAGGAGGTGGAGAAGGCCTTCCAGACGGCCAGCCAGGAGATCTTCAACCAGAAGACCAaaccctccctgctgctctcctcccgcAATGGCAACATGTACACGCCGTCCATGTATGGCTGCCTGGCCTCGCTCCTGGCTCA GTGCTCGGCTCAGGACCTGGCTGGCTCCAGGATTGGTGCCTTCTCCTACGGCTCAGGGCTGGCCGCCAGCATGTTCTCCCTCCGCGTCTCACAGGATGCTGCCCCGG GCTCCCCCCTGGaccagctgctctccagcctggCCGATCTGCCTGCCCGCTTGGACTCCCGCAAGCGGGTGGCCCCGCAGGACTTCGCCGACATCATGAAGAGGCGCGAGGAGACCCATCACCTGG CCAACCACACTCCGCATGGCTCCCAGGCAGACCTGTTCCCCGGCACCTGGTACTTGGAGCGGGTGGACGACAAGTACCGCCGGCAGTATGCCAGGAAGCCCGTGTAG
- the PHGDH gene encoding D-3-phosphoglycerate dehydrogenase: protein MAFAKLQKVLISDSLDPCCRDILQAGGIQVLEKPGLSKEELLQEIRDCDGLIVRSATKVSADVLEAAGRLQVVGRAGTGVDNVDVDAATRKGVLVMNTPTGNSLSAAELTCGMILCLARQIPQAAASMKEGKWDRKKYMGMELNGKTLGVLGLGRIGREVATRMQAFGMKTIGYDPIITPETSAAFGVEQLPLEQIWPRCDFITVHTPLLPSTTGLLNDSTFAKCRRGVQVVNCARGGIVDEGALLRALRSGQCGGAALDVFTQEPPKDRDLVDHPNVICCPHLGASTREAQSRCGKEIAMQIVDMATGKGLVGVVNGQALSKAFAPQTKPWIALAKALGTVLHGLAKQATGNVQVCTLGAPLKDASSYLAPAVVSGMLARGKKEATLVNAMLLAQEAGLKVTATHGDTCPEPEGLLQVALQGTPHRVTGTVQGSSPVLRELNGATFKQPAPLVGPLLIYRAKASETNALPTLTGLLGKAGIQLQSYHSSNAVVGEQWSIAGLSAPLSDLAGLKPCTAEVFQLHL from the exons ATGGCCTTTGCCAAGCTGCAGAAAGTGCTGATCAGCGACAGCCTGGACCCCTGCTGCAGGGACATCCTGCAGGCGGGGGGCATCCAGGTACTGGAGAAGCCCGGGCTGAGCaaagaggagctgctgcaggagatcCGG gacTGCGATGGGCTCATTGTCCGCTCGGCCACCAAAGTCAGCGCCGACGTGCTGGAGGCGGCGGGCAGGCTGCAGGTGGTGGGCAGAGCAGGCACCGGCGTTGACAATGTGGACGTGGATGCAGCCACCAGGAAGGGAGTGCTGGTGATGAA CACGCCCACCGGGAacagcctcagtgctgcagagctcaccTGCGGCATGATCCTGTGCTTGGCCAG GCAGATCCCCCAGGCAGCTGCCTCCATGAAGGAAGGCAAATGGGACCGAAAGAAG TACATGGGCATGGAGCTGAATGGGAAGACGCTGGGCGTGCTGGGGCTGGGCCGCATCGGCAGGGAGGTGGCCACGCGGATGCAGGCTTTTGGCATGAAg ACCATCGGCTACGACCCCATCATCACCCCTGAGACCTCAGCTGCGTTCGGCGTGGAGCAGCTCCCACTGGAGCAGATCTGGCCCCGCTGTGACTTCATCACGGTGCACACACCACTGCTGCCCTCCACCACGG GGCTGCTGAATGACAGCACCTTCGCCAAGTGCCGCCGTGGCGTGCAGGTGGTGAACTGTGCCCGGGGTGGCATTGTGGATGAAGGAGCACTGCTGCGGGCACTGCGCTCGGGGCAGTGTGGAGGGGCCGCCCTCGATGTCTTCACACAG gagccCCCGAAGGACCGGGACCTGGTGGACCACCCCAACGTCATCTGCTGCCCGCACCTGGGTGCCAGCACACGGGAGGCACAGAGCCGCTGCGGCAAGGAGATCGCCATGCAGATAGTGGACATGGCCACTGGGAAGGGGCTGGTCGGCGTG gtcaACGGGCAGGCGCTGAGCAAAGCCTTTGCGCCCCAGACCAAGCCCTGGATCGCCCTGGCCAAGGcgctgggcacagtgctgcatggCCTGGCCAAGCAAGCAACGGGCAATGTGCAGGTCTGCACCTTAG GGGCCCCCCTGAAGGATGCCAGCAGCTACCTGGCACCTGCCGTGGTGTCAGGCATGCTGGCTAGAGGAAAGAAGGAGGCGACCCTGGTGAACGCCATGCTGCTGGCCCAGGAGGCTGGCCTGAAG GTCACAGCCACCCATGGTGACACATGCCCTGAGCCCGAGGGCTTGCTGCAGGTGGCCCTGCAGGGCACCCCACACCGGGTGACGGGAACGGTGCAGGGCAGCAGTCCAGTGCTGCGGGAGCTCAATGGGGCCACTTTCAAGCAGCCGGCACCACTGGTGGGCCCTCTCCTCATCTATAGAGCCAAAGCATCGGAGACAAACGCACTTCCCACACTCACTG ggctgctggggaaAGCAGGGATCCAACTCCAGTCCTACCACAGCTCCAATGCAGTGGTGGGGGAGCAGTGGAGCATAGCTGGGCTCTCAGCCCCACTGTCTGACCTCGCTGGCCTGAAGCCATGCACTGCAGAAGTCTTCCAGCTCCACCTGTAG